aaaactttggccacgactgtagtctGAGACCAGTTTGATAttttctctatatctctatattaCCTGCATTCTCTGTCTTCAGCTTCTCCCACCTGGCTGTCTGATGAAAAAAACACCACTTAGTTATTTGTTAATTACAATAATCAAATAACATAAGTTACAGATGTCTCAGGTTACCTGCATTTTCTCTCTCCAGTTCCTCCACCTTGTTTTTGTGGAAGTGCAGTTCAGTCTTAGTGACTCATCTCCACTCTCTGGTTCACCACCTTTCTGcagctcctccacctctcctttcagctcctccacctctcctttcagctcctccacctctcctttcagctcctccacctctcctttcagCTCCTCCACCTGGCTCTCACTGGCACTGAGTCTGGCCTCCAAACCTGCAATAACATGAGAGGCTTTTTAATCCCTACTGAATTAAACATGTGCAAACATTAAATCCACTGCAAACATACACTGAAATTCAAATTAATATCACCTGTTTTCTCACTCTTcagcccctccacctctctctcactagctGTCACTCTGGCTCCCATGGTTGACAGTTCTGCTGCTTGGACCGGAATTCTAAGAAAAATGTGTAGAGATTTTGATGGGATACAAATCCATTTATATGAACTAGATCCTTTTCAGTACTGCAAATAATGCATTACCTGTATTTTCACTCT
The Oncorhynchus tshawytscha isolate Ot180627B unplaced genomic scaffold, Otsh_v2.0 Un_contig_4249_pilon_pilon, whole genome shotgun sequence DNA segment above includes these coding regions:
- the LOC121842090 gene encoding UPF0612 protein C569.003-like — protein: MGARVTASEREVEGLKSEKTGLEARLSASESQVEELKGEVEELKGEVEELKGEVEELKGEVEELQKGGEPESGDESLRLNCTSTKTRWRNWREKMQAMQPRPPVVSPVQAMQLRPPVVSVQAMQPSSPSSLHCTGHAAPPPVVSTCTGHAAPSPVVSPVQAMQPVPSSLTCAAMQPCLSSLTW